The Tamandua tetradactyla isolate mTamTet1 chromosome 5, mTamTet1.pri, whole genome shotgun sequence genome window below encodes:
- the POU5F1 gene encoding POU domain, class 5, transcription factor 1: MAGHLAPDFAFSPPPGGGGEGPGGPEPGWVDPRSWLAFQGSPGGPGVGPGAVPGAEVWGVPPCPPPYEFCGGMAFCAPQVGVGLAPQGCLETPQPEGEVGPGVESNSERASPEPCTATPGAVKLDKEKLEQNPEESQDIKALQKDLEQFAKLLKQKRITLGYTQADVGLTLGVLFGKVFSQTTICRFEALQLSFKNMCKLRPLLQKWVEEADNNENLQEICKTETLLQQARKRKRTSIENRVRGNLENMFLQCPKPTLQQISHIAQQLGLEKDVVRVWFCNRRQKGKRSSSDYSQREEFEAAGSPFPGGPVSFPLAPGPHFGTPGYGGPHFTTLYSSVPFPEGETFPSVPVTSLGSPMPSN; this comes from the exons ATGGCGGGACACCTGGCTCCGGACTTCGCCTTCTCGCCCCCGCCGGGCGGTGGAGGCGAAGGGCCAGGGGGCCCTGAGCCAGGCTGGGTTGACCCTCGGTCCTGGCTGGCCTTCCAAGGCTCTCCCGGTGGGCCAGGTGTGGGGCCAGGAGCTGTGCCGGGTGCTGAGGTGTGGGGGGTTCCCCCATGCCCCCCGCCGTATGAGTTCTGCGGAGGGATGGCGTTCTGTGCGCCTCAGGTTGGAGTGGGGCTGGCGCCCCAAGGCTGCCTGGAGACCCCTCAGCCTGAGGGTGAGGTGGGACCTGGGGTTGAGAGCAACTCCGAGAGGGCCTCCCCCGAGCCCTGCACTGCCACCCCGGGTGCTGTGAAGCTGGACAAGGAGAAGCTGGAGCAAAATCCCGAGGAG TCCCAGGACATCAAAGCTCTACAGAAAGATCTTGAGCAATTTGCCAAGCTCCTGAAGCAGAAGAGGATTACCCTGGGGTACACCCAGGCCGATGTGGGGCTCACCCTGGGGGTTCTCTTTG GGAAGGTGTTCAGCCAGACAACCATCTGCCGTTTTGAGGCTCTGCAGCTGAGTTTCAAGAACATGTGTAAGCTGCGTCCCCTGCTACAGAAGTGGGTGGAGGAAGCGGACAACAATGAAAATCTTCAGGag ATATGCAAAACGGAGACCCTCCTGCAGCAGGCCAGAAAGAGAAAGCGGACTAGCATTGAGAACCGAGTGAGAGGCAACCTGGAGAACATGTTCCTGCAGTGCCCAAAACCCACGCTGCAGCAGATCAGCCACATCGCCCAGCAGCTCGGGCTGGAGAAGGAT GTGGTCCGAGTGTGGTTCTGTAACCGGCGCCAGAAGGGCAAGCGATCAAGCAGTGACTATTCCCAACGGGAGGAATTTGAGGCTGCTGGGTCTCCTTTCCCAGGGGGACCAGTGTCCTTTCCTCTGGCACCAGGGCCTCATTTTGGTACCCCAGGATATGGGGGCCCTCACTTCACTACCCTATACTCCTCTGTCcctttccctgagggtgaaaccttCCCCTCTGTCCCAGTCACCAGTCTGGGCTCTCCCATGCCTTCAAACTGA
- the TCF19 gene encoding transcription factor 19 isoform X2 translates to MLPCFQLLRIGGGRGGDLYTFHPPTGAGCTYRLGCRADLCDVALRPQEEPGLISGVHAELHAERRGDDWRVSLEDHSSHGTLVNNVRLPKGHRLELSDGDLLTFGPEGPPGNSPSEFYFMFQQVRVKPQDFAAITIPRSRGEVGTGGGFRPMLPSQGAPQRPISTLSPAPKATLILNSIGSLSKLQHQPLTFSRSGGGREPQSLPPPTLCGEVGGSPSAPPPAPRNRRKSAHRVLAELDDERGAPESPPPVYIEPRKKLRGEKAPLTPNGRE, encoded by the exons ATGCTGCCCTGCTTCCAGCTGCTGCGCATAGGGGGCGGCCGAGGTGGTGATCTCTACACCTTCCACCCACCCACGGGGGCTGGCTGCACCTATCGCTTGGGCTGCCGGGCAGACCTGTGTGATGTGGCCCTGCGGCCCCAGGAGGAACCCGGCCTCATCTCTGGGGTCCACGCAGAGCTGCATGCTGAGCGCCGGGGCGATGACTGGAGGGTCAGCCTGGAGGACCACAGCAGCCATG GAACCTTGGTCAACAATGTCCGACTCCCAAAGGGTCACAGGCTGGAGTTGAGTGATGGTGACCTCCTGACCTTTGGCCCTGAAGGACCCCCAGGAAACAGTCCCTCCGAGTTCTACTTCATGTTCCAACAAGTCCGAGTGAAACCTCAGGACTTTGCTGCCATCACCATCCCACGATCTAGGGGAGAAGTGGGGACTGGGGGTGGTTTCCGGCCCATGCTGCCCTCCCAGGGGGCTCCGCAGCGGCCCATCAGtaccctctcccctgccccaaaGGCCACGCTGATCCTCAACTCCATCGGCAGCCTCAGCAAGCTCCAGCACCAGCCCCTCACCTTCTCCcggagtgggggtgggagggagccaCAGAGCTTGCCCCCTCCCACTCTCTGCGGGGAAGTGGGGGGCTCCccttctgccccacccccagcccccagaaACCGGAGGAAATCAGCCCACCGAGTGCTGGCAGAATTGGATGATGAAAGGGGGGCCCCTGAGAGCCCCCCACCAGTCTACATAGAGCCCAGGAAGAAACTACGCGGAGAGAAGGCACCACTGACACCCAATGG gaGGGAGTGA
- the TCF19 gene encoding transcription factor 19 isoform X1: protein MLPCFQLLRIGGGRGGDLYTFHPPTGAGCTYRLGCRADLCDVALRPQEEPGLISGVHAELHAERRGDDWRVSLEDHSSHGTLVNNVRLPKGHRLELSDGDLLTFGPEGPPGNSPSEFYFMFQQVRVKPQDFAAITIPRSRGEVGTGGGFRPMLPSQGAPQRPISTLSPAPKATLILNSIGSLSKLQHQPLTFSRSGGGREPQSLPPPTLCGEVGGSPSAPPPAPRNRRKSAHRVLAELDDERGAPESPPPVYIEPRKKLRGEKAPLTPNGNRRGRPRKHPVTVPMAPPAVGGGEPCAAPRCSLPQEETVAWVQCDGCDVWFHVACVGCSIQAAREADFRCPGCRAGTQT from the exons ATGCTGCCCTGCTTCCAGCTGCTGCGCATAGGGGGCGGCCGAGGTGGTGATCTCTACACCTTCCACCCACCCACGGGGGCTGGCTGCACCTATCGCTTGGGCTGCCGGGCAGACCTGTGTGATGTGGCCCTGCGGCCCCAGGAGGAACCCGGCCTCATCTCTGGGGTCCACGCAGAGCTGCATGCTGAGCGCCGGGGCGATGACTGGAGGGTCAGCCTGGAGGACCACAGCAGCCATG GAACCTTGGTCAACAATGTCCGACTCCCAAAGGGTCACAGGCTGGAGTTGAGTGATGGTGACCTCCTGACCTTTGGCCCTGAAGGACCCCCAGGAAACAGTCCCTCCGAGTTCTACTTCATGTTCCAACAAGTCCGAGTGAAACCTCAGGACTTTGCTGCCATCACCATCCCACGATCTAGGGGAGAAGTGGGGACTGGGGGTGGTTTCCGGCCCATGCTGCCCTCCCAGGGGGCTCCGCAGCGGCCCATCAGtaccctctcccctgccccaaaGGCCACGCTGATCCTCAACTCCATCGGCAGCCTCAGCAAGCTCCAGCACCAGCCCCTCACCTTCTCCcggagtgggggtgggagggagccaCAGAGCTTGCCCCCTCCCACTCTCTGCGGGGAAGTGGGGGGCTCCccttctgccccacccccagcccccagaaACCGGAGGAAATCAGCCCACCGAGTGCTGGCAGAATTGGATGATGAAAGGGGGGCCCCTGAGAGCCCCCCACCAGTCTACATAGAGCCCAGGAAGAAACTACGCGGAGAGAAGGCACCACTGACACCCAATGG AAATCGTCGTGGGCGTCCTCGGAAGCACCCAGTGACTGTCCCCATGGCTCCCCCTGCAGTTGGGGGCGGGGAGCCCTGTGCAGCCCCCCGCTGCAGCCTGCCCCAAGAAGAGACAGTGGCCTGGGTTCAGTGTGATGGTTGTGATGTGTGGTTCCATGTGGCCTGTGTGGGCTGCAGCATCCAGGCTGCCAGGGAGGCAGACTTCCGGTGCCCGGGGTGCCGTGCTGGCACACAGACCTAA